Proteins encoded in a region of the Quercus lobata isolate SW786 chromosome 8, ValleyOak3.0 Primary Assembly, whole genome shotgun sequence genome:
- the LOC115957347 gene encoding uncharacterized protein LOC115957347, whose amino-acid sequence MSNPRAAAGDGDGESKDNTITKAAGVLVFSGIALSILKAIIPLKKPRITETQSANESPLSESTQLIQFQPPRPLPPHEPFVKKPITYMDHNLPEVPELSHKTIEIAKGDTLWGLSRKFGVSVNAIKEANGLKGDTIYAGKKLIIP is encoded by the exons ATGTCAAACCCACGCGCCGCCGCTGGCGACGGTGACGGAGAATCCAAGGACAACACGATCACCAAGGCTGCAGGGGTCTTGGTATTCTCAGGCATCGCACTGAGCATTCTCAAAGCAATAATCCCTCTCAAAAAACCCAGAATTACCGAAACTCAATCAGCTAACGAGTCACCACTCAGTGAGTCAACTCAGCTAATTCAATTTCAACCACCACGGCCTCTCCCTCCCCATGAACCCTTTGTCAAG AAACCCATTACCTACATGGACCACAACTTGCCAGAAGTCCCTGAATTGTCACACAAAACAATAGAGATTGCTAAAGGAGATACTCTTTGGGGTCTCTCTAGAAAGTTTGGG GTTTCTGTCAATGCAATAAAAGAGGCGAATGGGCTTAAAGGGGATACCATCTATGCAGGCAAGAAACTTATCATTCCTTGA
- the LOC115957886 gene encoding probable WRKY transcription factor 65, with protein MNRRFHTNTFVTDPDEPEAENGPDSPSSGDDTKISSAPSPKKSKRDLKKRVVSVPIGDVEGSKSKGEAYPPSDSWAWRKYGQKPIKGSPYPRGYYKCSSSKGCPARKQVERSHVDPTTLLITYASDHNHPLPTSKNHSSSTKAAAAAATSDTTTKVPANFPPEEVSVFSEEPSSSSPPLLDDHFEWYSDVATTKILESPVSAGSMCTEADVAMVFSMGEEEESLFADLGELPECSLVFRSRRSSVVELEPDNNNNNNVESNRTSCGLSVLPCYGTTG; from the exons ATGAACCGTAGATTTCACACCAACACTTTTGTCACCGACCCAGATGAGCCAGAAGCAGAAAATGGGCCGGACTCACCCTCCTCTGGTGATGACACCAAGATTTCTAGTGCACCATCACCCAAAAAAAG TAAGAGGGATTTGAAGAAGAGGGTGGTGTCAGTGCCGATCGGTGACGTGGAGGGATCTAAGAGCAAAGGGGAGGCATACCCACCGTCGGATTCGTGGGCCTGGAGGAAGTATGGCCAAAAGCCCATCAAAGGGTCTCCTTATCCTAG GGGATATTATAAATGCAGTAGCTCAAAGGGGTGCCCGGCGAGAAAGCAAGTGGAGAGAAGCCATGTGGACCCCACTACGCTCTTAATCACCTACGCCTCTGACCACAACCACCCTTTGCCCACCTCCAAAAACCACTCCTCCTCCACCAaagccgccgccgccgccgccacgTCAGACACCACCACCAAAGTTCCCGCCAATTTCCCTCCAGAGGAAGTCAGCGTCTTTAGCGAAGAGCCGTCGTCGTCTTCGCCGCCGCTACTAGACGACCACTTCGAGTGGTACTCCGACGTGGCGACTACCAAAATATTAGAGAGCCCGGTTAGCGCGGGAAGCATGTGTACGGAGGCTGACGTGGCGATGGTGTTTTCTATGGGAGAAGAGGAGGAGTCTTTGTTCGCTGACCTGGGCGAGTTGCCCGAGTGCTCCCTGGTTTTCCGCAGCAGGAGATCTAGCGTTGTCGAACTAGAACcggacaacaacaacaacaacaacgttgAGTCGAACCGGACGAGTTGTGGTTTAAGCGTGCTTCCCTGCTACGGCACCACaggataa
- the LOC115957759 gene encoding uncharacterized protein LOC115957759, with product MDAEEVLKLFDSHWLESTIFSQKPLSLPHKTTNPTHHQMQEPNFSRLPTLHVRSLSDQLLMSSKASSFSSESLSPNSVMTTRSTPKLQTIISGKDVSEFSNEEQQQYEMPIKKKVHGRKRRTKLSSAKSLSDLEFEELKGFMDLGFRFSEEDKDSNLVSIIPGLQRLGRKGGEEDVDEEERKTDETVVSRPYLSEAWDVLEQQKHPLMNWKISALGDEMEMKDQLKFWAHTVASTMK from the coding sequence ATGGATGCTGAAGAAGTTTTAAAGCTCTTCGATTCCCATTGGCTTGAGAGCACAATTTTCTCCCAGAAACCACTATCACTACCCCATAAAACAACAAACCCGACTCATCACCAAATGCAAGAACCAAACTTTTCACGCTTGCCAACTCTCCATGTAAGATCACTAAGCGATCAATTATTGATGAGCTCCAAAGCAAGCAGCTTTTCCTCTGAATCCCTCTCCCCAAACTCAGTCATGACCACACGGTCCACACCAAAGCTACAAACAATTATTTCTGGAAAAGACGTCTCTGAATTCTCCAATGAGGAACAACAACAGTATGAGATGCCTATTAAGAAGAAAGTCCATGGAAGAAAAAGGAGGACAAAGCTGAGTAGTGCTAAGAGCTTGTCAGACCTTGAGTTTGAGGAGCTAAAAGGGTTTATGGATCTGGGCTTTAGGTTCTCTGAGGAAGACAAGGATTCAAATTTGGTTTCTATCATTCCTGGATTGCAAAGGTTGGGAAGAAAAGGTGGGGAAGAAGATGTtgatgaagaagagagaaagactgATGAAACCGTGGTTTCAAGGCCTTATTTGTCTGAGGCTTGGGATGTTTTGGAACAACAAAAGCACCCGTTGATGAATTGGAAAATTTCAGCTTTAGGTGACGAAATGGAAATGAAAGATCAGCTCAAGTTCTGGGCTCATACAGTTGCTTCCACTATGAAATAG
- the LOC115955732 gene encoding chaperone protein dnaJ C76, chloroplastic: MAKLLSPVCTEALKFQNPLLLNTTCSRSSWSILEKIRTPWTVVGGAAKRRRGCGRVRVATDNSASTNSVADDYYEVLGLLPDATPGQIKKAYYNCMKACHPDLSGDNPETTNFCMFINEVYAVLSDPVQRMVYDEIHGYALTAVNPFVDDSSPKDHAFVDEFSCIGCKNCANVAPDVFGIEEDFGRARVYSQCGNPELVQQAIDTCPVDCIHWTSAAQLSLLEDEMRRVERVNVAFMLSGMGTASMDVFRMANSRWEKRQAKVLAQAKRRMRKQKNSDKSESYWSNLWNKPRDSQNSEEGAKERAKRAAAAARRWREYSRKGVDKPPTYKLPEAISDEEN, from the exons ATGGCTAAGTTACTCTCTCCTGTGTGCACAGAAGCTCTCAAATTCCAAAACCCATTATTACTGAATACTACTTGCTCAAGAAGCTCATGGAGTATCTTGGAAAAGATCAGGACTCCTTGGACTGTGGTGGGTGGTGCTGCCAAGAGAAGAAGAGGCTGTGGTAGAGTCAGGGTTGCAACTGATAACTCTGCTTCAACTAACTCAGTTGCTGATGACTACTATGAGGTTTTGGGCCTG CTTCCCGATGCCACACCGGGGCAAATCAAGAAAGCATACTACAATTGCATGAAAGCTTGCCATCCAGACCTAAGTGGTGACAATCCAGAGACCACAAACTTCTGCATGTTCATAAATGAGGTCTATGCG GTGCTCAGCGACCCTGTGCAGCGAATGGTTTATGATGAAATTCATGGGTATGCTTTGACTGCAGTCAATCCTTTCGTTGATGATTCCAGCCCAAAGGATCATGCATTTGTTGATGAGTTTAGTTGTATAG GGTGCAAAAATTGTGCCAACGTGGCCCCGGATGTCTTTGGAATTGAGGAGGACTTTGGGAGAGCCAGAGTCTACAGCCAGTGTGGGAACCCTGAATTAGTTCAACAAGCAATTGATACTTG CCCAGTTGATTGCATCCATTGGACATCTGCTGCACAACTATCCTTGCTTGAAGATGAAATGCGCAGAGTTGAAAGAGTAAAT GTCGCATTTATGCTTTCAGGAATGGGAACAGCATCCATGGATGTTTTCAGAATG GCAAATAGTCGGTGGGAAAAGCGGCAAGCAAAAGTTTTG GCACAAGCTAAACGGAGAATGAGGAAGCAGAAAAATTCTGATAAAAGTGAATCATACTGGAGTAACCTATGGAACAAGCCCAGAGACTCCCAAAATTCTG AGGAAGGAGCgaaagagagagcaaagagAGCTGCTGCAGCGGCTCGGAGATGGAGGGAGTACTCAAGGAAGGGTGTCGATAAACCTCCAACATATAAACTCCCAGAGGCAATCTCCGACGAGGAAAATTAA